From Streptomyces qinzhouensis, one genomic window encodes:
- a CDS encoding GlsB/YeaQ/YmgE family stress response membrane protein: protein MGWLWAIIVGFVLGVLAKLVLPGKQHLPWWLATICGIGGAVIGNWIAAGLGVAETAGIDWSRHLFQLVAAIILVFLGDRAWVAMKGSKQRT, encoded by the coding sequence ATGGGCTGGTTGTGGGCGATCATTGTGGGATTCGTGCTGGGCGTGCTGGCGAAGCTGGTCCTGCCCGGCAAGCAGCATCTCCCCTGGTGGCTCGCCACCATCTGCGGCATCGGCGGCGCCGTGATCGGCAACTGGATCGCGGCCGGACTGGGAGTCGCGGAAACCGCCGGCATCGACTGGAGCCGTCATCTGTTCCAGCTGGTGGCCGCCATCATCCTCGTCTTCCTGGGCGACCGGGCCTGGGTGGCGATGAAGGGCAGCAAACAGCGAACCTGA
- the tyrS gene encoding tyrosine--tRNA ligase, which produces MTDIVDELQWRGLIALSTDEDALRKAFADGPVTFYCGFDPTAPSLHLGNLVQILTMRRIQQAGHRPLGLVGGATGLIGDPKPTAERTLNDPETVAAWVGRLRGQIERFLDFEGPYAATMVNNLDWTQGLSAIGFLRDVGKYFRVNKMIAKEAVARRLNSDAGISYTEFSYQILQGMDYLELYRRHGCVLQTGGSDQWGNLTAGTDLIHRVEPEAQVHALATPLITKADGTKFGKTESGTIWLDPERTSPYAFYQFWLNADDRDVSKFLRIFSFRSRADIEELERQTEERPQARAAQRALAEELTTLVHGADQCAAAVNASKALFGQGELGELDEPTLRAALAELPRVRVGEPGAVVDLFAEVGLVASKSAARRTVKEGGAYVNNVKVTAEDAVVSRDELLHGRWLVLRRGKKNLAAVEVG; this is translated from the coding sequence GTGACGGACATCGTCGACGAACTGCAGTGGCGGGGGCTGATCGCCCTCTCCACTGACGAGGACGCATTGCGCAAGGCGTTCGCGGACGGTCCCGTCACGTTCTATTGCGGCTTCGACCCGACCGCGCCCAGTCTGCATCTGGGCAATCTGGTCCAGATCCTCACCATGCGCCGCATCCAGCAGGCGGGCCACCGCCCGCTGGGCCTGGTCGGCGGGGCGACGGGCCTGATCGGCGACCCCAAGCCGACGGCGGAGCGGACGCTGAACGACCCGGAGACCGTGGCGGCCTGGGTCGGCCGGCTCCGCGGCCAGATCGAACGGTTCCTCGACTTCGAGGGCCCGTACGCGGCCACCATGGTCAACAACCTGGACTGGACGCAGGGCCTGTCGGCGATCGGGTTCCTCCGGGACGTCGGCAAGTACTTCCGGGTGAACAAGATGATCGCGAAGGAGGCGGTCGCCCGGCGGCTGAACTCCGACGCGGGCATCAGCTACACCGAGTTCAGCTACCAGATCCTCCAGGGGATGGACTACCTGGAGCTGTACCGGCGGCACGGCTGTGTGCTCCAGACCGGCGGCAGCGACCAGTGGGGCAATCTGACCGCGGGCACGGACCTGATCCACCGGGTCGAGCCGGAGGCGCAGGTCCACGCCCTGGCCACCCCGCTGATCACCAAGGCGGACGGCACCAAGTTCGGCAAGACGGAGTCGGGCACCATCTGGCTGGACCCGGAGCGGACCAGCCCGTACGCCTTCTACCAGTTCTGGCTGAACGCGGACGACCGCGATGTCTCCAAGTTCCTGCGGATCTTCAGCTTCCGCTCCCGGGCGGACATCGAGGAGCTGGAGCGGCAGACCGAGGAGCGGCCGCAGGCGCGGGCGGCCCAGCGGGCCCTCGCGGAGGAGCTGACCACCCTGGTGCACGGCGCCGACCAGTGCGCGGCGGCCGTGAACGCGTCGAAGGCGCTGTTCGGGCAGGGCGAACTCGGTGAACTGGACGAGCCGACGCTGCGGGCCGCGCTGGCGGAGCTGCCGCGGGTGCGGGTCGGGGAACCGGGTGCCGTGGTCGACCTCTTCGCCGAGGTGGGGCTGGTCGCCAGCAAGTCGGCGGCGCGCCGGACCGTGAAGGAGGGCGGGGCCTACGTGAACAACGTCAAGGTCACGGCCGAGGACGCGGTCGTCTCGCGGGACGAACTGCTGCACGGCCGGTGGCTGGTGCTGCGCCGGGGCAAGAAGAACCTGGCGGCGGTCGAGGTCGGCTGA
- a CDS encoding DUF3099 domain-containing protein encodes MRRSVGTEVFRITGARQGLAEDVRGRQRRYVISMVVRTVSFVAAAVLWNVERPVAVVAIVLGMLLPYVAVVIANAGRERPPSLPSTHIPTPARPMLAADPAPMPRNAETPDHDPATEGKTPGQ; translated from the coding sequence ATGCGGCGGAGCGTGGGTACGGAGGTCTTCCGGATCACCGGGGCCCGGCAGGGTCTGGCCGAGGACGTCCGGGGACGGCAGCGCCGCTATGTGATCTCCATGGTGGTACGGACCGTGTCGTTCGTGGCGGCGGCCGTGCTGTGGAACGTCGAGCGGCCGGTGGCGGTCGTCGCGATCGTGCTCGGGATGCTGCTCCCCTATGTGGCGGTGGTGATCGCCAACGCGGGCCGGGAGCGGCCCCCGTCCCTGCCCTCCACCCATATCCCGACGCCCGCCCGGCCGATGCTCGCGGCGGACCCCGCGCCGATGCCGCGGAACGCCGAAACCCCGGACCACGACCCGGCAACGGAGGGGAAAACGCCGGGCCAATAG
- a CDS encoding metallopeptidase TldD-related protein → MSRTTKPHEIVERALELSTADGCVVIADEHSSANLRWAANALTTNGVTRGRTLTVVATVAGAEGTASGVVSRSAVTDADLEPLVRAAEAAARSAGAAEDAQPLVPGRAADPAFTEAPAETSSAVFERFAPALGESFARARAGGRELYGFASHELTSTYLGTSTGLRLRHDQPNGTLELNAKSPDRSRSAWAGRATRDFTDVDPAALDEELAGRLAWAGRRIELPAGRYETLLPPTAVADLLIYQSWSSAARDAAEGRTVFSKPGGGTRLGEKLASLPLTLRSDPREPGLESAPFVIAHSSGDDASVFDNGLPIAPVDWIRSGTLEHLVTTRHSAGLTGLPVAPGAGNLILDGGGDRSLAEMVAGTERGLLLTCLWYIREVDPATLLLTGLTRDGVYLVENGEVVGEVNNFRFNESPVDLLSRAVEAGRTERTLPREWGDWFTRAAMPALRVPDFNMSSVSPGV, encoded by the coding sequence ATGAGCCGTACCACCAAGCCGCACGAGATCGTCGAGCGGGCGCTGGAGCTGTCCACCGCCGACGGCTGTGTCGTCATCGCGGACGAGCACTCGTCCGCGAATCTGCGGTGGGCGGCGAACGCGCTCACCACCAACGGGGTCACCCGGGGCCGGACCCTCACGGTCGTCGCGACCGTGGCCGGTGCCGAGGGCACGGCTTCGGGGGTGGTGTCCCGGTCGGCCGTCACCGACGCCGATCTGGAGCCGCTGGTACGGGCCGCGGAGGCGGCCGCCCGGTCCGCCGGGGCCGCCGAGGACGCCCAGCCGCTGGTGCCCGGCCGGGCGGCCGACCCGGCGTTCACCGAGGCGCCCGCCGAGACCTCGTCGGCGGTCTTCGAACGGTTCGCGCCGGCGCTGGGCGAGTCGTTCGCCCGGGCCCGGGCGGGCGGCCGGGAGCTGTACGGCTTCGCCAGCCACGAGCTGACCTCCACCTATCTGGGCACCTCGACCGGGCTGCGGCTCCGGCACGACCAGCCGAACGGGACGCTGGAGCTGAACGCCAAGTCCCCGGACCGCTCCCGGTCGGCCTGGGCCGGGCGGGCCACCCGTGATTTCACGGATGTGGACCCGGCGGCGCTGGACGAGGAGCTGGCCGGACGGCTGGCCTGGGCCGGGCGGCGGATCGAGCTGCCCGCCGGACGGTACGAGACGCTGCTGCCGCCCACGGCCGTCGCGGATCTGCTGATCTACCAGTCGTGGTCGTCGGCGGCCCGGGACGCGGCCGAGGGCCGTACCGTCTTCTCCAAGCCCGGCGGCGGCACCCGGCTGGGCGAGAAGCTGGCCTCGCTGCCGCTGACCCTGCGCAGCGACCCGCGCGAGCCGGGCCTCGAGTCGGCACCGTTCGTGATCGCCCACTCGTCGGGCGACGATGCCTCGGTCTTCGACAACGGGCTGCCGATCGCGCCGGTCGACTGGATCCGGTCCGGGACGCTGGAGCATCTGGTCACCACCCGGCACAGCGCCGGGCTGACGGGGCTGCCGGTGGCGCCGGGCGCGGGCAATCTGATCCTCGACGGCGGCGGCGACCGCTCGCTCGCGGAGATGGTCGCGGGGACCGAGCGCGGGCTGCTGCTGACCTGCCTCTGGTACATCCGCGAGGTCGATCCGGCGACCCTGCTGCTGACCGGTCTGACCAGGGACGGTGTCTATCTGGTCGAGAACGGCGAGGTGGTCGGCGAGGTGAACAACTTCCGGTTCAACGAATCGCCCGTCGATCTGCTGTCCCGGGCCGTGGAGGCGGGCCGCACCGAGCGGACGCTGCCGCGCGAATGGGGCGACTGGTTCACCCGGGCCGCGATGCCCGCGCTGCGGGTCCCCGATTTCAATATGAGTTCGGTCAGCCCGGGCGTATAA